The following are encoded in a window of Candidatus Tiamatella incendiivivens genomic DNA:
- a CDS encoding CdvA-like protein gives MGIKVEEISGYLGLEIHDPYGRIFGALVTFYSNVHGEVEGFEVKVSDDKIVHIEPEKIRVEDGKLVVLPEWKFRAVTVLDALDRALKRKKAIEKTLSQTDLPGSVIETYLKKLNEDIKNLKSEAVKAKTEIKVRMNRIEDEVLHVDKALVNLQITYLSGEVSDTAFRKSSEQLKRIKGWLLEEMSDARSTIEKIEKIESSPVLLAEIPKPKEKQGSTNVPVKAPNEDVVVMLSGE, from the coding sequence AGGTAGAAGAAATCTCCGGCTACCTGGGACTTGAAATACATGATCCTTATGGGAGGATTTTTGGGGCACTTGTGACATTCTACAGTAATGTTCACGGAGAAGTCGAGGGGTTCGAGGTCAAGGTTTCCGATGATAAAATAGTCCATATAGAGCCGGAGAAGATACGTGTTGAGGATGGTAAACTTGTTGTTCTCCCTGAATGGAAGTTCCGCGCCGTCACAGTGTTAGATGCTCTTGATAGAGCTCTAAAGAGGAAGAAGGCTATAGAGAAAACCCTCAGCCAAACAGACCTTCCTGGAAGCGTTATAGAGACTTACCTAAAGAAGCTGAATGAGGATATTAAGAATTTAAAGAGTGAGGCTGTCAAAGCCAAGACTGAGATAAAGGTAAGAATGAACAGGATAGAAGACGAAGTCTTACATGTGGATAAAGCCCTCGTTAACCTTCAGATAACTTATCTAAGCGGTGAAGTCAGTGACACTGCCTTCAGGAAGAGCAGTGAACAGTTGAAGAGGATAAAGGGTTGGCTTCTAGAGGAGATGAGTGATGCCAGATCTACTATAGAGAAAATAGAGAAGATAGAATCTAGTCCGGTTCTCCTGGCTGAAATCCCTAAACCTAAAGAGAAACAAGGTTCTACAAATGTTCCTGTGAAGGCTCCGAATGAAGATGTTGTCGTAATGCTTAGCGGTGAGTAA
- a CDS encoding 30S ribosomal protein S25e, translated as MAKKKKQSSQPQKARSMTEQAMYNVAVPEELIKRAEKEFPKESYWTPFKVAQKYNLTLSSAKKLLRIMEEKGVVALYTPNKRSPVYVPEK; from the coding sequence ATGGCAAAGAAAAAGAAACAGTCAAGTCAACCGCAGAAAGCTAGGAGTATGACGGAACAAGCAATGTATAATGTAGCAGTCCCTGAGGAGCTAATAAAAAGGGCTGAAAAAGAATTCCCCAAAGAAAGTTATTGGACTCCATTCAAGGTAGCACAGAAATACAATTTAACGCTCTCAAGTGCAAAGAAACTGCTGAGAATCATGGAGGAAAAGGGTGTAGTGGCACTATATACACCAAATAAAAGGAGCCCTGTGTACGTACCCGAGAAATAA